In Nostoc sp. GT001, a genomic segment contains:
- a CDS encoding hybrid sensor histidine kinase/response regulator, with translation MSVVENNKIYRILAVDDTQDNLILVQAILESEGYKIDLASDGIKALRKIEQSPPDLILLDVMMPGIDGYEVTRRIRNNPAISYIPILLITAFHQSSVVEGLDAGADDFIRKPFDTDELLARVRSLLRLKHSLDEQQKMARQREDFVSRLTHDLRTPLVAADRMLNLFEMETFCKISPEMKQAIAVMIRSNQNLMEMVNTLLEVYRFEAGKKTLNWEECDLSEISQEVVSELSPLTNEKGLTLEIDTRELDPLSQNAAIIMGDRLELRRVLNNLIANAIKFTDTGGITIRIYETSSNLGDPDSVIIEVQDTGYGIAPEDQGTIFERFRQGRNKRSGSGLGLHLSHRIIEGHAGTIKVASELGKGSLFTVQLPKNT, from the coding sequence ATGTCTGTAGTTGAAAATAATAAAATTTATCGCATCTTAGCAGTTGACGACACTCAAGATAATCTCATTTTGGTTCAAGCAATTTTAGAAAGTGAGGGGTATAAAATTGATTTGGCTTCAGATGGAATCAAGGCTTTACGCAAAATTGAGCAATCTCCACCCGATCTGATTCTGTTAGATGTAATGATGCCAGGGATAGATGGCTATGAAGTCACACGTCGGATTCGGAATAACCCTGCAATCTCTTATATTCCAATTCTGTTAATTACTGCCTTTCACCAATCCAGCGTTGTCGAAGGTTTGGATGCTGGTGCTGATGATTTTATTCGTAAACCATTTGATACTGATGAACTACTGGCAAGAGTGCGATCGCTATTACGTCTCAAGCACAGTCTGGACGAACAACAAAAAATGGCCCGCCAACGGGAAGATTTTGTTTCCCGTCTGACTCATGACTTGCGAACTCCCCTAGTAGCCGCCGATCGGATGTTGAATTTGTTTGAAATGGAAACATTCTGTAAAATTTCGCCGGAAATGAAACAGGCGATCGCAGTTATGATTCGCAGTAACCAAAATTTGATGGAAATGGTCAACACGCTCTTAGAAGTCTATCGCTTCGAGGCAGGTAAAAAAACGTTGAATTGGGAGGAATGCGATTTATCTGAGATATCTCAAGAAGTAGTCAGCGAACTAAGTCCTCTAACTAATGAAAAAGGCTTGACTCTGGAAATAGATACCCGTGAATTAGATCCACTGAGTCAAAACGCTGCTATTATCATGGGCGATCGCTTAGAGTTACGGCGAGTGTTAAACAACCTGATTGCAAATGCCATCAAATTTACAGATACGGGAGGCATAACAATCCGTATTTATGAAACCTCATCTAATCTAGGAGATCCAGATTCGGTCATAATTGAGGTACAAGATACAGGATATGGGATTGCGCCAGAAGATCAAGGAACAATTTTCGAGCGATTTCGCCAAGGCAGAAATAAACGCTCAGGTAGTGGCTTAGGACTACATCTATCCCATCGCATTATAGAAGGGCACGCAGGAACTATCAAGGTCGCTTCTGAACTAGGTAAAGGTAGTTTGTTTACTGTTCAACTACCTAAAAACACTTAA
- a CDS encoding hybrid sensor histidine kinase/response regulator translates to MEETLKILVVDDDEVDRIAICSALTTAGVQMQLSEVSNGNDAFSVLSITAYDCVFLNYSLPDRDALTLIQQLRSSEIKVPLVVLTGQGDEQITLQLLKAGATDYLSKSRISPETLSQVLRNVIRIYRAEMQVDLANQQLRETYEQLICQNQELERQQQQIQIQNFKLLEASRLKSLFLATISHELRTPMNAIIGFSQILLRPKFGQLTRQQADMVERILNNGKHLLMLLNEVLDFSKLEGGGLDLKAERFDISKVINLVVSEMRSLADAKNLSLLVQTDLQNPLVFNDPVRVKQILINLLSNAIKFTESGEIWVEVKELPANRVVIIVQDTGIGIAPRDFKHIFEAFRQVDQTITRKYPGTGLGLAIIDSLVRMMGGKIFLESKLGVGSMFKIELPRQITLPTVAPHAPASQLDNDSDDFFCPAKNPHQSSSQARKAPIEYPKFKNYFPKN, encoded by the coding sequence ATGGAAGAGACGCTGAAAATTTTGGTTGTAGACGATGACGAAGTAGACCGGATAGCAATCTGTTCTGCTCTGACTACAGCAGGTGTTCAGATGCAACTGTCTGAAGTAAGCAATGGTAATGATGCGTTCTCTGTTTTAAGCATTACTGCTTACGATTGTGTTTTCCTAAACTATTCCTTACCAGATAGGGATGCACTAACTTTGATTCAACAGCTACGTTCTTCAGAAATTAAAGTTCCTTTAGTAGTCCTAACTGGTCAAGGAGATGAACAAATTACTCTCCAATTATTGAAAGCTGGTGCTACAGACTATCTCTCTAAGTCTAGAATATCTCCAGAAACTTTGTCGCAGGTTTTGCGGAATGTGATTCGGATTTATCGGGCGGAAATGCAGGTGGATTTGGCAAATCAGCAACTTAGAGAAACTTATGAACAACTCATTTGTCAGAACCAAGAATTGGAGAGACAACAACAACAGATTCAAATACAAAACTTCAAGCTATTGGAGGCATCACGTCTAAAATCACTTTTTTTGGCAACTATATCTCACGAACTTAGAACGCCGATGAATGCGATTATTGGTTTTTCGCAAATACTGCTGCGTCCTAAATTCGGTCAGCTAACGCGCCAGCAAGCAGATATGGTTGAGCGCATTTTGAATAATGGGAAGCATTTACTAATGCTACTCAATGAAGTTCTCGACTTTTCCAAACTGGAGGGAGGAGGATTAGATTTAAAGGCAGAAAGATTTGATATATCAAAGGTAATCAATCTTGTTGTCAGTGAAATGCGTTCCCTAGCTGATGCTAAAAATCTTTCATTGTTAGTACAAACCGATTTGCAAAATCCTTTGGTATTTAACGATCCGGTTCGTGTCAAACAGATTTTAATTAACCTGCTTTCCAACGCCATTAAATTCACAGAATCTGGTGAAATTTGGGTTGAGGTCAAGGAACTCCCTGCAAATCGAGTGGTAATTATCGTTCAAGATACAGGTATAGGCATAGCCCCCAGAGATTTTAAGCATATTTTTGAAGCATTTCGGCAAGTCGATCAAACTATCACTCGCAAATATCCAGGTACAGGTCTGGGTTTGGCAATTATAGATTCGCTAGTGCGAATGATGGGCGGTAAAATATTTCTTGAGAGTAAATTGGGGGTGGGTTCAATGTTTAAAATTGAATTGCCACGTCAAATTACATTACCGACTGTAGCACCCCATGCTCCAGCTTCACAGTTAGATAACGATAGCGACGATTTTTTTTGCCCTGCTAAAAATCCTCACCAGTCATCTTCTCAAGCCAGGAAAGCACCAATAGAATATCCTAAATTTAAAAATTACTTCCCAAAAAACTGA
- a CDS encoding response regulator transcription factor, translating into MNEISIILIEDHDLTRMGLRAALQSHSALKVIGEAANATQGLKLLETAKPDVAVVDIGLPDMDGIELTRKFKRSQAENGQSTTKILILTMDHTEDAVLAAFAAGADSYYMKETSISKLTEAIQATHGGNSWIDPAIANVVLRKMRQGIPGESQGSDKPKTVKIEALASEYEQVLETYPLTQRELEILELIVAGCSNGQIAEKLYITVGTVKTHVRNILNKLCADDRTQAAVRALRSGLVA; encoded by the coding sequence ATGAATGAAATTAGTATTATTTTAATTGAAGATCATGACTTAACGCGCATGGGGCTACGAGCAGCGTTACAGTCTCATAGTGCATTGAAAGTAATTGGGGAAGCGGCAAATGCTACCCAAGGGTTAAAACTTTTAGAAACGGCCAAGCCAGATGTAGCGGTAGTAGATATCGGCTTGCCTGACATGGATGGCATCGAACTCACTCGCAAATTTAAACGCTCCCAGGCTGAAAATGGGCAATCTACTACAAAGATTCTCATCTTGACAATGGATCATACAGAGGACGCTGTACTTGCAGCCTTTGCAGCTGGCGCTGATTCTTATTATATGAAAGAAACCAGCATCAGTAAATTAACTGAGGCAATTCAAGCAACTCACGGCGGTAACTCTTGGATCGATCCGGCAATTGCCAACGTGGTATTGCGGAAGATGCGCCAAGGTATTCCTGGAGAAAGTCAAGGTTCTGACAAGCCGAAGACTGTAAAAATTGAAGCGTTGGCATCAGAATACGAGCAAGTTTTGGAAACATACCCTCTGACTCAACGGGAACTGGAAATCCTAGAGTTGATTGTAGCTGGATGTAGCAATGGGCAAATTGCCGAGAAACTCTACATTACAGTTGGTACTGTCAAAACCCATGTTCGTAATATTCTAAATAAACTATGTGCTGATGACCGTACCCAAGCTGCTGTGAGGGCCTTACGTTCGGGCTTGGTGGCGTAA
- a CDS encoding outer membrane protein assembly factor, which yields MRVSTTAIFTLATLAAGNVTGQATATPAKTVTPTAKAGNLVVPIIEDTPARVETIASPETIVAQQFSQNPVAVQTGANKNSPVVLKSADKGNSSVTLPIISSSPSSPATESNLVVTATDVQVVGANQELQQIIRQVIKTQAGGETSQSQLQRDVTAILNTGLFSNVSVNSFSTQAGLNVVYQVQPVIVRSLQLSGAKVLTYQVAQQRLQSQIGTTISPSGLQQAVAEINKWYADNGYNLARVLSIKPSSQGILTVNVAEGLVSDIKFRFVNDEGKTVDSKGNPVGGRTKADFLQQQLKLKPGQIFQENIVKQDIQQLYRTGLFESVNVALEGDATKLDLVYQLKETGARGVNLGGSYNADQGLVGTISYQDQNVGGVNDTLGVNVGVSSRDLQFNTKFTSPYRITNPDRFGYTVNGFRSQELSETFDDKIKLTNGDKVREGQIGGGVSLQRPIDDWNTSLGLNYTRTSIRDRQGNVTPTDVQGNPLSASGTGIDDLTTVSFTATKDQRDNPLNPTQGSVLSLSTEQSIPVGQGNISLNRLKANYSQYLPVQLFNSKQPQVFAVNVQAGTVLGNLPPYESFNLGGSNSVRGYDSGEVGSGRSYVLASAEYRFPVLPIVGGVLFADFASDLGSGDTVLGDPAGVRDKAGYGFGYGAGVRVNSPLGLIRADYGINDQGESKVHLGIGQRF from the coding sequence ATGCGAGTTTCTACTACTGCTATTTTTACTTTAGCTACTTTAGCTGCTGGCAATGTTACTGGGCAAGCAACGGCTACACCTGCTAAAACCGTTACTCCAACTGCAAAAGCTGGTAACTTGGTGGTGCCGATAATTGAAGACACTCCCGCACGGGTAGAGACAATTGCTTCCCCAGAAACTATAGTTGCACAACAATTTTCCCAAAATCCCGTCGCTGTGCAAACAGGTGCGAACAAAAATTCCCCAGTAGTCTTAAAATCAGCAGACAAGGGAAATTCTTCCGTAACACTCCCCATCATCTCCTCCTCTCCCTCATCCCCCGCGACTGAAAGCAATTTAGTCGTCACAGCTACAGATGTACAGGTGGTGGGAGCCAATCAAGAATTACAGCAAATCATTCGCCAGGTAATTAAAACCCAAGCTGGTGGAGAAACCAGTCAAAGCCAGCTACAAAGAGATGTAACTGCAATTTTAAATACAGGTTTATTTAGCAATGTCAGTGTGAATAGCTTTAGCACACAGGCTGGATTGAATGTAGTTTACCAAGTCCAACCAGTGATTGTGCGATCGCTGCAACTATCTGGTGCTAAAGTACTTACCTATCAAGTCGCCCAACAACGTTTGCAATCTCAGATTGGAACCACCATTAGTCCCAGTGGACTGCAACAAGCAGTAGCAGAAATTAACAAGTGGTACGCCGACAATGGTTATAACTTGGCGCGGGTGTTATCAATTAAACCTAGTTCTCAAGGCATTCTCACTGTGAATGTCGCTGAAGGCTTGGTAAGTGATATCAAATTTCGCTTTGTCAACGATGAGGGTAAAACCGTTGATAGCAAAGGTAATCCCGTCGGAGGACGCACCAAAGCAGATTTCTTACAACAACAACTAAAGTTAAAACCCGGTCAAATTTTCCAAGAAAATATCGTTAAACAAGACATTCAACAGCTATATCGTACAGGTTTATTTGAGAGTGTGAATGTTGCCTTAGAAGGGGATGCAACAAAACTTGATTTAGTCTACCAACTTAAAGAAACTGGGGCCCGTGGTGTTAACTTGGGTGGTAGTTACAATGCTGATCAAGGATTGGTAGGTACAATCAGCTATCAAGATCAGAATGTCGGCGGTGTTAATGATACTTTAGGGGTGAATGTTGGTGTAAGTAGCCGAGACTTGCAGTTTAATACCAAATTTACCAGTCCCTATCGGATAACTAACCCCGATCGCTTCGGCTACACTGTAAATGGTTTTCGTAGTCAGGAACTTTCGGAAACCTTTGATGACAAGATTAAGTTAACCAACGGCGACAAAGTGCGAGAAGGTCAAATTGGCGGTGGTGTCAGCTTGCAGCGACCAATTGATGATTGGAATACCTCATTAGGATTAAACTATACCCGAACTAGTATTCGCGATCGCCAAGGTAATGTTACCCCAACCGACGTTCAGGGCAATCCCCTATCTGCGAGTGGAACTGGTATTGACGACCTAACTACCGTATCCTTCACCGCCACCAAAGACCAACGAGATAATCCCCTCAATCCAACTCAAGGTTCCGTTCTAAGTCTGAGTACAGAACAATCTATACCCGTCGGTCAAGGTAATATTTCCCTCAATCGCCTCAAAGCTAATTACAGCCAATATTTACCAGTGCAGTTATTTAACAGCAAACAGCCACAAGTCTTTGCGGTGAATGTCCAAGCCGGTACCGTCCTTGGGAATTTACCGCCTTACGAAAGCTTTAACTTGGGTGGTTCCAACTCAGTGCGCGGTTACGATTCTGGAGAAGTTGGCAGTGGACGCAGTTATGTGTTGGCTTCCGCAGAATATCGTTTTCCCGTTTTACCAATCGTAGGCGGTGTATTGTTTGCCGACTTCGCCTCAGATTTAGGTTCTGGTGATACTGTATTAGGAGATCCGGCAGGTGTACGAGATAAAGCAGGTTATGGTTTTGGTTATGGGGCGGGAGTGCGAGTAAATTCACCACTAGGTTTAATTCGGGCTGACTATGGCATTAACGACCAGGGAGAAAGCAAAGTGCATCTGGGAATTGGGCAACGATTTTAA
- a CDS encoding FtsW/RodA/SpoVE family cell cycle protein, producing the protein MNLRRLIPIFDSSVSNWALEARLLRWLTLIWLFVGLIMLFSASYPVADARQNDGLYYFKRQLLWVLVSLIGFNIIVNSPLQKILGLSHWFLLLFLGLIFVTLIPGLGRKAFDAARWIAIGPIPIQPSELIKPFLVLQSARLFGQWERISWRIRLAWLGVFGLVLLGILAQPNLSTTALCGMTIWLIALAAGLPYKYLGGTAIGGVMLALLSISIKEYQRKRVMSFLNPWADATGDGYQLVQSLLAVGSGKTWGVGYGLSQQKLFYLPIQDTDFIFAVFAEEFGFVGSMVLLVLLATFATLGLVVALKAKNIVHRLVAIGVTTLMVGQSLLHIGVATGSLPTTGLPLPMFSYGGNSMIASLIAAGLLIRVARESNEAEVVPLRKPQLENGRRRRAFHKTRN; encoded by the coding sequence GTGAATCTACGCCGCCTGATTCCAATTTTTGATAGTTCAGTCTCCAACTGGGCATTAGAAGCGCGGTTGTTGCGCTGGTTAACGTTGATTTGGCTGTTCGTCGGCTTGATAATGCTATTTTCAGCATCATATCCTGTCGCTGATGCCCGTCAGAATGATGGTTTGTACTACTTTAAACGTCAACTGCTTTGGGTCTTAGTTTCCTTAATCGGATTCAATATTATTGTTAATTCGCCGTTGCAGAAAATTTTGGGATTATCCCATTGGTTTTTGTTGCTGTTTTTGGGGTTAATTTTTGTCACACTGATCCCAGGATTGGGAAGAAAAGCTTTTGATGCAGCGCGTTGGATTGCGATCGGGCCAATTCCGATTCAACCTTCAGAACTAATTAAACCCTTTTTGGTGTTGCAAAGTGCGCGGCTTTTTGGTCAGTGGGAACGAATTAGTTGGCGGATTCGCTTGGCTTGGTTGGGTGTTTTTGGTCTGGTACTTTTAGGAATTCTTGCCCAGCCTAACTTGAGTACAACGGCACTTTGCGGCATGACTATCTGGCTAATTGCTTTAGCCGCTGGCTTACCTTACAAGTACCTGGGAGGAACAGCAATTGGTGGAGTAATGCTGGCACTACTCAGTATTAGTATTAAAGAGTATCAGCGTAAGCGGGTGATGTCATTCCTCAATCCTTGGGCGGATGCTACAGGAGATGGCTACCAGTTGGTGCAAAGTCTACTAGCTGTGGGTTCTGGTAAAACTTGGGGAGTTGGATATGGGCTTTCTCAACAAAAGCTGTTTTATTTACCAATTCAAGATACCGATTTTATTTTTGCGGTGTTCGCTGAAGAGTTTGGCTTTGTTGGCAGTATGGTGTTATTGGTGCTTTTAGCTACATTCGCTACTCTCGGATTAGTTGTGGCGCTGAAGGCTAAAAATATAGTACATAGATTAGTAGCGATCGGTGTGACGACTTTGATGGTGGGACAATCATTACTCCACATCGGTGTTGCTACAGGTTCTCTACCGACTACTGGCTTACCTTTGCCCATGTTTAGTTATGGTGGTAATTCTATGATTGCCAGTTTAATAGCTGCTGGTTTGCTGATTCGGGTAGCACGTGAGAGTAATGAAGCTGAGGTAGTACCGTTGCGAAAACCTCAGCTTGAAAATGGGCGCAGACGCCGAGCTTTTCATAAAACCAGGAATTGA
- a CDS encoding ATP-binding protein gives MAPPHLTLSPELLAKAFPFHFAFNCNREIVQAGDVYGRICPEPLVGKLIEQHFQINRPKILVDFDTISKQSRALFILEFLHNGMHLKGQMMYQPEEEVIFFLGSPWITDTTSLAPLGIKLKDFAIHDPIVDFLFLLQSQNTALADAKKLTNELKQQRAQLRSALQIKENLAEIAEAQSKKLEKSLRELQQTQAQLVQAEKMSSLGQLVAGVAHEINNPVNFIYGNLKYAKDYTQCLLKLVHIYQQFYTNPVSEIKEYIKEIELDFLLDDLPKILNSMEVGAERISEIVLSLRNFSRLDEAEKKRVDIHQGLDSTLLILQSRFKDSVDHPGIKVVKNYGDLPLVDCYAGQLNQVFMNIISNAIDALDNYDSRRAIAEIHANPNIITITTEIIETNCVIRIADNGSGITEAVKERLFDPFFTTKPVGKGTGLGLSISYQIIVEKHGGTLRCISEPGQGTEFWIEIPLSINKQALNCIKSLSLIK, from the coding sequence ATGGCTCCTCCTCACCTTACACTTTCGCCAGAGTTGCTGGCGAAAGCTTTTCCTTTCCACTTTGCCTTTAACTGTAATCGGGAAATTGTACAAGCTGGTGATGTCTACGGGCGCATTTGTCCTGAACCATTAGTTGGTAAATTGATTGAGCAGCATTTCCAAATCAATCGTCCAAAAATTTTGGTCGATTTTGATACGATTAGTAAACAATCTCGTGCCCTGTTTATATTAGAGTTTCTCCACAATGGAATGCATCTCAAGGGTCAGATGATGTATCAACCAGAGGAGGAGGTGATATTTTTTTTAGGTTCTCCCTGGATTACAGATACAACTAGCCTAGCTCCTCTGGGTATAAAACTCAAAGACTTTGCAATTCACGACCCGATTGTTGATTTCTTGTTCCTACTACAATCTCAGAATACTGCTTTAGCTGATGCTAAAAAGTTAACAAATGAACTGAAACAGCAAAGAGCACAACTACGGAGCGCGCTACAAATCAAGGAGAATTTGGCAGAAATTGCTGAGGCTCAGTCTAAAAAATTGGAAAAATCCCTTCGGGAGCTACAACAAACTCAAGCTCAATTAGTCCAAGCTGAGAAAATGTCCAGTTTAGGGCAGTTAGTCGCAGGAGTCGCTCACGAAATTAACAACCCGGTTAATTTTATTTACGGAAATTTGAAATATGCAAAGGATTATACGCAGTGTTTGCTAAAACTTGTGCATATTTACCAGCAGTTTTATACCAATCCTGTGTCAGAAATTAAAGAATACATTAAGGAAATTGAGTTAGATTTTTTACTAGATGATTTGCCCAAAATCCTAAATTCGATGGAAGTAGGAGCCGAACGGATCTCTGAAATTGTCTTATCTCTGCGGAATTTCTCTCGTCTGGATGAGGCGGAGAAGAAAAGAGTTGATATTCACCAGGGACTGGATAGTACTTTGCTGATTTTACAAAGTCGCTTCAAAGATAGTGTCGATCATCCTGGGATCAAAGTAGTGAAAAATTATGGAGATTTACCTTTAGTAGATTGCTACGCTGGCCAACTCAATCAAGTATTCATGAATATTATCAGTAATGCAATCGATGCGCTCGATAACTATGATAGTAGACGCGCGATCGCAGAAATTCATGCTAATCCTAATATAATTACAATTACTACGGAAATCATTGAAACGAACTGTGTAATCCGAATTGCTGATAATGGTTCAGGAATAACAGAAGCAGTTAAGGAACGACTGTTCGATCCATTTTTCACAACTAAGCCAGTCGGTAAGGGTACAGGATTAGGTTTATCAATTAGCTATCAGATTATAGTTGAAAAACATGGTGGAACACTAAGATGTATATCAGAACCTGGACAAGGAACTGAGTTCTGGATTGAAATTCCCCTATCTATAAACAAACAAGCACTTAATTGCATCAAATCATTAAGCTTAATAAAATAA
- a CDS encoding heme NO-binding domain-containing protein, giving the protein MYGLVNKAIQDMVCSRFGEETWKTIKHKAEVDVDVFLSMEGYPDDITHKLVKAASVVLGLSSSEIMQAFGEFWVQYTAQEGYGELMDMSGDELPEFLENLDNLHARVGVSFPKLQPPSFECTDIEENSLSLHYRSDREGLTPMILGLVKGLGTRFDTEVHITQTQSRDEGAEHDEFLVIYKPN; this is encoded by the coding sequence ATGTACGGATTAGTGAACAAGGCGATTCAAGACATGGTGTGCAGTCGCTTTGGCGAAGAGACTTGGAAAACAATCAAGCACAAAGCAGAGGTGGATGTAGATGTTTTCCTCAGTATGGAAGGCTATCCCGATGACATCACCCATAAACTGGTAAAAGCTGCTAGTGTCGTTCTGGGTTTATCTTCCTCAGAGATTATGCAAGCCTTTGGGGAATTTTGGGTTCAGTACACTGCTCAAGAAGGCTATGGCGAATTGATGGATATGAGTGGAGATGAACTCCCTGAGTTTTTAGAAAACCTTGATAATCTTCATGCTCGTGTAGGAGTTAGTTTTCCTAAACTCCAACCCCCATCATTTGAGTGTACTGATATAGAAGAAAATTCTCTGAGCTTACATTATCGCTCTGATAGAGAAGGGTTAACGCCAATGATTCTTGGACTAGTCAAGGGATTGGGAACCAGGTTTGATACGGAAGTTCATATTACCCAAACCCAAAGTCGAGATGAGGGTGCTGAACATGATGAATTTTTAGTGATTTATAAACCAAATTGA
- a CDS encoding iron-containing redox enzyme family protein, which yields MTQTSSLVRNSFREITINHPLWNHEFLMRCQTGNLFLPDVQVLAVQMYKFSKEFNRILASILSCCQDETSQLVILENLFDEMGQGDITQSHPELFRKFTRALGIHDETLASLPTAPETRALIETYLQMPHKYGYLAALGAVCYASEGIVSSLYTQLYKGIVGAAPLPKEALIFFEVHIDVDDSHAAKLAAVIEPRITMNEEDIKVKLAIAEAMDARIQFFNGIQRQISKYSLYPDSWLPFDESL from the coding sequence ATGACACAGACATCTTCTTTAGTTAGAAATTCCTTCCGTGAAATAACGATTAATCATCCTCTATGGAATCATGAGTTTCTAATGCGCTGTCAGACTGGAAATTTATTTTTACCAGACGTACAGGTACTAGCTGTCCAGATGTACAAATTCTCCAAAGAATTTAATCGTATTTTGGCTAGCATCTTGTCTTGCTGCCAAGATGAAACTAGTCAGTTAGTCATCTTGGAAAACCTATTTGACGAAATGGGACAGGGAGACATAACTCAGTCCCACCCAGAATTGTTTCGTAAATTTACCCGTGCACTTGGTATCCACGACGAAACTCTGGCATCACTACCCACTGCACCTGAAACTCGTGCCCTTATTGAAACCTACTTGCAGATGCCACATAAATACGGCTATTTAGCTGCACTTGGTGCCGTCTGTTATGCTTCCGAAGGGATTGTTAGTTCGCTATACACACAACTATACAAAGGAATTGTTGGCGCTGCTCCTTTACCCAAAGAAGCCTTAATATTTTTTGAAGTCCATATTGATGTGGATGATAGTCATGCAGCGAAGCTAGCAGCAGTGATTGAACCTCGAATAACTATGAATGAAGAGGATATCAAAGTAAAACTGGCTATTGCAGAAGCTATGGATGCCCGTATCCAATTTTTTAACGGTATTCAGCGTCAAATCTCCAAATATAGCTTGTATCCTGATTCATGGCTGCCTTTTGATGAATCGCTGTAG
- a CDS encoding class I SAM-dependent methyltransferase, translating into MSNVNHNSSTKNLYNRTASEWIRGEPTSLSDFTARPFVLDLCQPVAGLRVLDIGCGEGYCSRELSRRGAAWVHGIDLSQGMIAAANLQEVEDGLGISYEVGCATNLKQFDDGEIDLVVAVFLFNYLTIAQTQECMAEVARILRPGGRFVFSVPHPSFPYMREAAYPFYFQVEGTGYFSKRDRQFPGRIWKRDGSWLNVQLIHKTLEDYFNALKFAGFNTMPILQELRVTPEHIAIDESFFSPLLDQPLHLALQILR; encoded by the coding sequence ATGTCAAATGTGAATCACAACAGCTCAACTAAAAACTTATATAATCGCACAGCATCAGAGTGGATTAGAGGAGAACCTACTTCACTATCAGACTTTACAGCCCGCCCTTTTGTACTAGACCTTTGTCAGCCTGTTGCTGGGTTGCGAGTACTTGATATAGGTTGTGGAGAAGGTTATTGCAGTCGAGAACTAAGCCGACGTGGCGCTGCATGGGTACATGGAATAGACCTTTCCCAAGGCATGATTGCAGCAGCAAACTTGCAAGAAGTAGAAGATGGATTGGGTATTAGCTATGAAGTAGGATGTGCTACCAATCTCAAGCAGTTTGATGATGGCGAAATTGACTTAGTTGTTGCAGTATTTTTATTTAACTATTTGACAATTGCTCAGACCCAAGAATGCATGGCAGAAGTTGCACGCATTCTTCGTCCAGGCGGTCGATTTGTATTCAGTGTTCCCCATCCATCTTTTCCATATATGCGGGAGGCAGCATATCCGTTTTATTTTCAAGTTGAAGGTACAGGCTATTTCAGCAAGCGAGATCGGCAGTTTCCTGGTCGTATTTGGAAACGAGATGGTTCTTGGCTAAATGTGCAATTGATTCATAAAACTCTTGAGGATTACTTTAATGCTCTTAAATTTGCTGGCTTCAATACGATGCCAATTTTACAAGAATTGCGTGTAACTCCAGAACATATCGCAATAGATGAATCATTTTTTAGCCCCTTACTTGACCAACCCCTTCATCTAGCCCTACAAATATTACGATGA
- a CDS encoding phycobilisome linker polypeptide, whose product MSRLFKITALVPSQTRIRTQRELQNTYFTKLVPYENWFREQQRIQKAGGTIIKVELATGKQGANTGLS is encoded by the coding sequence ATGTCCCGTTTGTTTAAAATTACTGCTCTAGTTCCCAGCCAAACCCGAATTCGTACCCAACGCGAACTGCAAAATACTTACTTCACTAAGTTAGTTCCTTATGAAAACTGGTTCCGCGAACAGCAACGTATTCAAAAAGCAGGTGGCACAATCATCAAGGTGGAACTGGCAACTGGTAAACAAGGTGCTAATACTGGCTTGTCGTAA